Within Sphingobium sp. EP60837, the genomic segment CGGTCTCTCGTTCGTTCATATGGCCCCCTTCCGACGCGTCAGGCGGCTACCCATTCGATCAGATGGCTGATGTCACCGCGTTCTTCGGGTTTGCGGCCGGCCTTTGCAAGATGATGGGACGTAATCTGTGCGGCAGCAGCGAGCGGCCGGATCATTTCGAACACGCGATCATATTCGGTGCTGGCGATTTTCCACACACCGTCTTCGCGCCGGTAGATGTCGCGATAGATGGCGCTGCCAATCGTGTGGCTGCGCATTTCCAAGTTGATGAAGATATCCTCCAGATACCATAGGCCTTCTGCGCTGTCCTCGCCGGTCAGGGTGATTTCCGGCATATGGCCATGATGCATGGCGACCGCGTCTGAATGGAAGCTGTTGGCAAGGAAATTC encodes:
- a CDS encoding nuclear transport factor 2 family protein — translated: MAYTLQQLSDLEDIRTLKHRYFRGIDTANIELLSGLFTEDLSVDYRGGTYRVRLQGRDNMLNFLANSFHSDAVAMHHGHMPEITLTGEDSAEGLWYLEDIFINLEMRSHTIGSAIYRDIYRREDGVWKIASTEYDRVFEMIRPLAAAAQITSHHLAKAGRKPEERGDISHLIEWVAA